The nucleotide window CTTGtcacatatatactatacaatACTATATAAGAAAGCATAGTTTAGTAGCGTCTTTGTTGCGTTTCAGCTTACTCACACAGTCCTCTAGCCCCTAGCAGTCATTTGTCCagtgtttataaataattaatgataataataataaaaagatcGCGCCGCCTAAATGAATTTGTGGGCATGCGAACATATTTTCGGCATGCGTTACGACCAGTGGCGTAGCCTTAACAGCAGCTTTAATGGCGCCGAGTATTTTATAGACCACGATCGCTCTAAACGTGTTGAATGCGCAAGTTGAATTTGTTCTAGATCTTACATAGGAATTACGTATGTAAATAGGACATTGTGGGTCATGAATTCTGAAACTGGATAATAATTTATCGCTGAAACAAAATATCGCCCAGTGCAGTTTTGAAACAcatttggcctattttttttttcaattcttgaGGAACATTAGTAACCGAAGAGTTTTTTAGGTAGAGTTCCACAAATTGACAGAAACTCTGTATCGATCAGCGCGCATTGGAGAATTAACAATAACGGCTGGAACCCTTCGCTACTACAGAACCAAGATCATGTCGATCTAAAGCACGAGTTAGGAAACTCTACCGTAGCATAATCCTTAATTTCTTCGTAGGGCTATCAGCGGTGAAAAAGATTTCGAATCACAATTGGGAGCTGAAATCTGTCCATTCTGCATGAAACTAATACATTTCATAGAGTTTTcatctaaattttttatcaaccatttcattcatttcattttcttatcGAAATTATATTGAAAGATTTATAGACTCGCAGAATTATTGACCAAGTGGCGAACGATCTTCGAAAACCACTAACGGGAGTTGAACTAACGTCCCACCGAGTGTAAGTCACGCGCTTAAACTCACACCGCGTTCCATCAGTGCGCTCCGTGCTACTTAATTCCCATCAGTCGCTcattgttgaaaattattttgcgGCGCTTACATCAATTGAGCGGTCGTAAATATTCAATTATAACGAGCATCATGGCTAAAAAGCTCGGCTTCCAGCATTAAAGCTCCGGTGGTCTATGTTTTTTTAAGATGACAGACATAATTTGATGTTATTAATGAAGTGCTAAGACTCTGTatattaataatagaaaaaaaaattgaagcgcAATTGAACTGAACATTATAACAGCGCTCGAAGACGAagcctttaaaaaatattatagtagtcagaatatcatttctgaaaattaatttattgaagaaagaaGTAATGAATTTAATTCAAGACCAGGCAAGTTCACAGCGAAGAATCAAGTTACACACCGGATGAAAAAATCTATACAAAAACTATAATTTGAGGTtcgcataaataatatttatatataatatattttcgtcCACCACCGATTTGATCCATCGTATTCGAACAATATGAAATACAGAAGAGAATCAATGCAGCACGGGAAGTCCTCGAACATATCTTCTAGGATTGATATTACGATTACACAACCAAgaattctttttaaattaaacattttggtAGGTTAGACAAAAAACCGATCTATGGGTTCTGCTATATATTTGAGTATTTCGTAAGATATTCATATAactacatattatattattaatacaaaCTAGCTACGCATGAGCACTGTAAAAAGCATGttgattaaatataaaatttcatagcTCTCTCGGGCAAATAATTTGGaagaattttctttttcttcaaaccTTTTTCTTCTCTTAAACACGCATCTTCACCACTCACTATCCTGATCGTTACTCTCCAAGAGACACGGCATTACGGTACATTTCTCGACACGCACACGATCCTTACATTTGTAGCTGAGTTCGGTGTTGAGCAAGGTACGCGTCTTCTGACGCATTGAATTGTCGCCACAACTCGAGGTGCATGGCGTCCAAACCGACCACTCCGAATAGCGACAATCGTCTTTCTTAGGCACCTGTCGTGCGCTCACATAACTACCACGATTACGATTGATGGCATCAAAGTCGCTGGCATCAGCAGTGTTGCTGCCGAAATTAATGCCACCACTGATTGTGTATACTTCATCGCAGCTCTGATAACATTTCTCCAGACGCACTAAATGCTTGGGACACGGTTTGCCGCCATATTTAGCGCGACGCAGCACACGTCGTGTTTTTATTAGTATACCCTCGCCGCAGGTCACATTACATGAACGCGCATCCCATTCGGAAACAATACAATCGACTGGCTGTTGCTCTAAACGTAAACTTTCACTTTGTAAATCCATTTTTTGTCGCGGTCGTCGACAGGTTTCCTCACACTCCTCTTTCGAGGGAAACTTATTCTGATTCTTATCGCATTTGTCAGCCCAATAGATGGCGCATTGATCGGTGGGATAATCGTAGTACCAGTAGTTGGTAACATCGCCATCGCGGCATGGACTAATCTTGAGACTGGCATAACAAAAGTGTGGCACGATTGTATCGCATGCGGGATTCGTACAATTAACGATTTCCTCACGTTTAATATGACGACACGGATTACTACCATCCGATTTGGGATTCACCACGCCGTAAACCTCATCGTTGTTCCAGATTTTACGTTGCCTCTGACGATAACCAGCGCTACCGCAAGGACCTATACACGGCGAGAAGTCAGACCAAGGTGAGACGCCGCATTCGGGCGGTATATAGTCCTCGCGCTTctgactataacttttgaactGGCGAAAaccattgttgttgtcgccATAAAATGAACTTGTGCCTTCACCCAATTCATTCTCCACAGCATTGGCTTCCTCTCCTGCAGCTTCACCACCTTCACCGTTAGCCTCTGCTTCAGCGCCACCATTCGCCAGATCGCCACCACATTCGGGACCTTCACATTTACGCGTTTCCTGTAGACGCACTCTACTCACTTTCTGTTGAATAATATAGTAttagtttaatttattcttCTATGAAATGATATTAATACTAACCTGACACTTCTTTTTTGCACGCGGATTGAGATAATGACGCGTACGTACTATGACGCCCGCACCACAAGTGGACGAACATGAGGACCACTCGCTCCAGTCCGAAATCGCGCATTCCGGATTTTCATGCGGACCAATTTGTACGTCACTTGGATTCTCACCTTCCTCCGCGTTGTCTTCATTTGTACCGCCACATCTGCGTCCATTACAGGGTTGCTCCTCACGTAAAGCGCTGCGACATTTCGAACGTCTGGCCACTGAGGGTTGTTTATACTCACGCGTACGTTGCTGTGTACCTGGTCCGCATTTCGCGTTACACTCGCTCCAATGACCCCAAGGATAGGTGGCGCATTCCTCAGACTCATCCTCTGTTCCATTAAATTTAGCTTTCAGTACGTTATTAAGAAATGAGATAACATGAAAATACACACCTTCGGGCTTTACACAAGTCTTCTCATACAATCTACGCCGATTTATATGCAGTGTGGCAAGCGGTTTCATTGGTGTACCAGTGGGATCGTAGAATGGTGAACGTGGATCATTTGGAAAATTGGATTTTATGCGTCTGATCACATCAGGCGGTACTTGTGGCTGGTCAGCAGACTGAAAGTAAGCAATTATCTAGCTTTGAAATACtgttttaaaaagtaaatttgtaatttaccaTATAAGAAGGTCCACTATCTGTGCCCGCATCCCATGGATAGAGATTGTGCACTTTATTCTCAACCCAAGAGCAGTTTGGTAGACAAAGCTCTAATCCAGAAATGCCAATAATCCAGTCCGGGGATGGATCTATCATGGATACCAGTGATATTAGATGATGTTTCGAGTCCACACGAAAAACTGCGAAGGTTTTTCCTGTCACATTGGGGTAGGAGATACCACGTGCTTTAATTATAGTCCTTATCTGGTCGCTCTGTACAAAAGAAAATGGTGAATGGTTCGCACTTACAAGATATTCAAACAAACTTAACGCATTACCTGATCCTTCAATTCGCTCTCCAGCGTCCTGGTCGAACCATGCTCAGCTACTTCGCGCAGACCTTCACTCGCCATTTCACCGTAGCTCCAAAATCTATAATCGATGGTGTGCGATGCGCCAATGATGTCACTAAACCGGGTACGCCAACTATTTGCGGGGAAGTCCTTAGGATGCGTGTGACGTGACCACTTGCCTTCGAAAGTGAGCTAATGTTTAATTAGAAGAATATTAAATGAGATTTCCAAGAAACTATTCTCAATCACAACCACTCACCTCATACTTCGCCTCATCACATGCACAGCAAGGATCCACTATACTCGGTTGTGTGTCCACATCATCGACCTCCTCCTCACAAATCCGTTTCGTTAGAAACCCATCATCCATAAACCAGACATCCCGATGCTGCGTCACAGTGGCCTTGATGAGTACGCAACCATTGCCGGTAGTTGCCGGCGCCACCCAAGTTACTTCCACACGTGTTTTTACATTCGTATTGGTATTCTCCACCAGATTCGGGCAACGCGGACTGAAACGTGTCTCAGCTAAATCGGTTATCTCAAAATAACCCACTCTACCAAAGTCCGCTTGACCCTCACCTTCACCGGCGCTCTCCAAAGCCAATATGAAACTGATGAATGACAGATCATTGTAGGCGGTGAGCGAGACTGGAAAAATAAGctattagttttattatttattttcaatttctactTGTCATACCATTGTACTTCTGCCCCGGTATATATGATTGCGGGTTTCCGGCTAATGACACCATGAAACTCTCGTCGACTGGGGATTTGGGCGATGTTGTGCCTGGCGGTACGCGACTACAGCCGAGCGCTATATCAATTGTCGCCGAAATGGAAATTATCAATGCTAACCAATTCATGTTTCTCCACTTGATTCGCAATTGAGTAGCAACGGGTTTCGATTTGCCTACCAGATACTTCCGGTTATTGTGCAACGTTTGTATTTTGCTTATAGAATCCGCAATGTTTTGTGCAGCGTTTCAAGTCTAAAACAATAGATTTTGTTGTTAgagatgtaaatatataatgggTGACTTATTCGGATCAGCTCAGCAGTACGGAAGTGATCTTGTATTGGAtgagaaaattgtcgaaaaaggTGTGAAACATGTTCGAGAGAGAAAAAGAACGGACGAGTAAGAGTTGGAGGGGTCGGATCctataatataagtatatatataaacgacTAATTGTGGATTTATTTGAttgggttttatttatttaaaagtggtTAGTAAATACCAGGCTTTTAGCTGTACTTCTTCTCCTACCGGTGGTCCGACACTTGGTCATATTCAATAAACTGTTTGTTCTAAGTTAATCTCTGGACGACTAAAACTTTATGGCCCAAAAACTAATTGAAGACTCAAGACTAATGAGGAAGTGAGTAGAAACCAGTCAACCTTCCCAGTGGTCATAGAAAATTTGTGAAtcaatttatgaattttctaTTTCGAAGAGGAGCTATCGGGTTTGTGGCTCACTGAGAATCCAAATATTCATTTCCAAACACACTTTGATTAACTTGTTTATGGACTTGGGCTGAACTGATGGTTCTATTATTCGAATGGCAGTGAGATTTTAAATAAACCCTGAAAGTGGACTTTACTctgtctctcactctctctctgaCTTCTCTCGGAGAGCTATTTAAGTAATAAACGCCTGGATCAGTTCTTAGTGCTTCGAATATGCTTTCATAAGGTTTCTTAAAGCTTCGCATTTAACATTTTGAAGTCTCTCTTTCATTGGATTAGCAATTTCGGAAAACTGCcgtaaaagtttttgaaaacattGAAAGTTAATATGTTTTCAGGAAGCAACACTTAGTGAACTTCGAGCAGTACTTCTGGGACGGTTAATACACGCCAGATACTGTAACAACACtgctaaataaaaatgtatcctTTTGGACTGGAATTTTCACTTAAACTGTTATTTCTACAGAGAAGGCAAGGTAATTATGAGTTATCCATTAATGATGGCATCTTATATAGGCATGAAAAGATGTGAAGACTGTATGTGGTAGACGGTTAACCAAAAAGTTTATTTCGCTAGATCGTGAGTTTAATTTGAACGAATGGGTGACCCTTTATATCCAACCAATGGGATTCGCGTTAATTAAATGCTATCAATTAATTGTAATTCCAGAAGCATCTCGATGCCTGCATTGagcatgaaattatttaaaaagtttatttttagtcAACAATGCACGTGGTGTTgtaatatcatatatatttttgctaatacagtattttcaataaattttagcaATAACAAATTTCGAAACTAATCACCAACTAAgcacatacatccatacaaatgtatataagtatgtattctGTAGTATGCTGACGCCTATTTACTAGCACATTACAATTGATTAAGTGTGattcaattgaatttataaCGCTGCtacgtattttgtttttgttttggctttAATTTGACACTTTTCAATCTTTCGATGCACCCCTGTTACTTGTGTGGCTTCCGTGAGCCATACCCATGAACATAGAATACataacataaatatacacaGAATACTAGAATTGATTTTACTTTTCTTCATTGATAACCTACCAAGTAACACTAATGCCtcgtttaattacttttttttaaaaaaaaaatataagtatttttaattaaataaaaattcacactTTCACTTTGTCACTTCCGCAATTTGTCACTTTTGCGATTTTTCCGCGTTTTTCTACACGTCCGCTCGCCAGTTGAACCGCAACTAAGGTGCTATTGCACTATCAATTGACCGTTGCAGGCATGCATGCTGCTGCTGTCTGGGTGCTCCCTGCGACTCAATTGTGTTAGGCGCTCTAAAAATAAAACCACTCACCATACCGCACCTTATCGTGTCCAAGTGGCAGACACCCATTGAGTACTAGTCGGGGAGACTTCAATGAATGAAAACActtgttaaataatataaaatactatgGCGCTCCAGATTTGCATATGCCAAGTAAACCAATCCTCTAtcactatctctctctctctctaatttCCTTAGAGATGCACTTGTTCTGTGAGTCTCTCTTTAGTAAAACGCGCAATGTAGAAAGTTGAGAGCATATGTTAGTGAGTTGCTAGTatagggtttgtttacatttattaatattctcAATAGGGGTATTCAAACTCATCAAATGATTTCAAacaattatacattttaaattgcGACACTTCTAAGGGAGACGGAGGTGTCTAAAAGATTTTTATGAATCTTTATCGGAAATTTGGGGGCTACACATTACCTTAATCTGGAAGGGATTTCGTTAGTGAAGCCataaagccttttgaaattcgcaacaagcgcaggcatcctaaaggacaAAAACTGGTCGATGTGTAGCTTTATAGCCTACTAGagtaacttaacctaacctaatctatcGGAAATATCTATAAGCCatgtgtaaaattaaattaaaattcaaaagaagtccCCATAAAATGGACCGACCGGTCATATAGAGCACAGTGAAAAAATGCTCCAAATGCTTCGAAAATGGCTATCACGAAAGATGATTTTACAAAGTCTACGTTCTCGTATTGTCAGACATCTGTGCATGATACAGTTGAGTCACTAGGCATTAAAAAAAACCTACGTGAAACATGGCGAAACCGAGAGATCAGCGCTTGACGCTGTTTAAGCGAAACCCGAAAGACTTTTCGTGACAGTCGACGAAACATTGATATATTGACTTGCTGCAGAGGACAAAGAGTAGTCGAAACAGTGAAGTACGCCTGGTGAATCTGTCGGAAAGATTCGATTTCGATGGGAAAGGTGATGGTCGCCGCTATCTGGGATTCAGAGGTAGTGATCTACCATGCGGAATTATTGGATCgattcgacaaaaaaaaaccgaCTCTATTTAACGGAAAAAAAGTTCTCTGCCTTCATGATCTATCGATATTGTCTACATTTTGTCGCATTGACTTGAAGACACAAGGACCTGGAAAGTgtcgaaaattaaagaaagctcAACTAAAAAGAATAATTTTGGGGACCAATATTCTTAATaaagatatttatatgtatgttacttgtatattttgtattgaaacaaattttcacATTGCAGATTATGAAAAGATAAAGTATTCGTTTGTAGAAAAATCAATTGAATGTcagtgaaaaatttttattatattttttttacaacacaaaaaattatttttctcactaagcgtatattttaaattaatttctactTAAGCCAAATTGAAAGCGAAACTTAGTTTAAAACATACGAAATTCAAATACGaaccaaacaaatttttgccaaaTGGATGTTTCGCCCAGCAGAAATAGTGTCGGCAGTGGAAGCAAACGTAACGGTAAGCCTTAACTATACGAGTGTATTTAACTTAAGATGTGGTTACATGAGACACAGAGtcataaaaaaaactaattttttagtaCCAAGCTCTTTGTCGCCCGTCCGCAAGGAGCTTTCGAGATCCATATCCAAATTAAATGGTGAACAAATTGTCAAGCAAAAGGTCGAGTCGAAACCAACACCAGCACCACAACCAGACAGTACAATCGAAAATATGGCTGTCGGCAGTGTTGCAGCCAACAGCAAGGCGGAGAACAAGCCCAACTTCGCCAGAGCGAAAACTGTAAGTAGCGGAgtgtaaaaaaatcgaagacAAAGAGTGCTTTGCCTGAGCGCTcattgaaattcaaataaattttgatttttttctgcattttacactattcgtttatttttcgtataattttttaaacatataattagttGGCGGCTACGCAAAACTCGGCGCAAACGAAAATACCAATGAAACGCGCGGTACGTAAGATCACGGGGTCATGaaggaatttattttatttctttaacaatttcatCCGACAGGGCGCCAATGTAACTACAAAGTCGGCGACTACGCCACGTCTCACGCATCGCCAGCATATGCGTTCTGCCTCGAAAATCAGCTTGACCATCAAAGAGGTGGCAGCCAACAAGAAACTCGAGCAGAATATGTCAAAACTGAGCTTCAAAGCCAATACTTCAACGAATCTGAAGGCGCCGCATGCGAAAGCGCAGACCGCACGCGGTGCAGGTGGCTCAAAACGCAGCGGTACGAGATTAAATCATTAAATGTTGGACTCATTACAATCTTAACTGTATATATCCTATTCCAGCCAGCACAATTTCCTGCCGCAGCGATAATCGTAGGACCGAAGATACGCTATCGCAACTCACCAAAGTTAGTTCTTCTGCGGGTGATCACGAGACCTGCGGCGGTGGAGGTGGTCCAGTACTCAGCGCACGCGAACGTGTTGTCGAGAATAATAAGATGAAGGTGTTCGAGGGTCTACAGCGCAAACTGCAGGATATGCAAACGGACTTCATGCAGAAGTTCGAAACACTGAAACGCAGCTCGCCTGATAAACTGAAGGCGGACTATAAATTTATAACTATGGTTAGAAATGATGAATATAAATTGGTGTTGAAGGATGATCATTTGGTTAAGATGCCCAAGAAATTGCGTAAGTATGcattaatttattgcaaaacaGTTAACCGAAGCGTTTTTGTATACCCGAAGCCACGGATTCTGTAAACGACTTCAAAGAGCGAGTGCGAAATGCAGTGGAAAGTTCGATAATGAGTGTGATAGGTAATATAAAGGAGATACAAAGTGATCCGGACCGTATTTTAAATCTGGAGGATCCTCACAACTTGTTAGATAAGCAGCAGGTGAGTAGTCGATATAAAGTGTAATGTTTCGAAATGTGCTCAGTAGAAAGCTATGAAGATTAGAGAAGATTTAACAATCGACTATAGTGTGATCTCGGTTATTCAATCTCTCATCTCAGACTACTCTGATTTATTCAAAGAGGCGATAATGTTTACTAGGGACACTGGACTGTGATTTCACTTTCCAATCAAAGAGATCACGCCCGACAATATTTCAATCGCTTGTATTCTAAGAATGGTCTTGGAAGCTCATCATATGTAGATTTCTTCTTTCCTTTCAGTAGAATAGTAGATCCGAACTGTTATCGATTTAGTGCCATATATTCATTTATGAATGAttgattcattttatttaacccAATCAAACCTGAACTCCAACTTTCTCCCTTctagaacaaaaaaatacaagatCTTTTCGAGTGCGTGAATGCGTTAGCCAATGCCAAAGATACGGAGATGGATGCGCAAATTGTTAGGATGCAGAAAGAAATACAGGTCccttatatataaagtatatactgAAAGAAACGACTGAACAATGTCTTTTCATAATGCTTTAGGATGGTAAAAAGGCTTTACAGATGGCCGAGAAAAAATTAACCGAAATAAAAGCCATACACACGAGTGAATTAGAAGCTTTGGAGAAGGATTTGAAGGAGAAAACCGATGCCGACGCAATGAAGCGAGAAACCCAAATCTCAGAAGTTGGctaaataatatattcaaattatttttacttttttaacttgGCTTGTTGTCATACAGATGAACCGAAAATTACGTAATTTGGAAAAGCAGCATGATAAATTGAAAACCACATTGCAACAGAACACCGAAGAGTGCAGCCATGGACAAACCGAGAAGGCAAAACTACTTGATGAACTCAAAAGTTGTAAAGATAAGTGAGTAAATTGAGCTTTGTCGTGCTTATAAGCATGATAGCTAGAACGCTGAGGAGAAACTCAATTCAGCCTTATCACTCTCAAATCACTCAAATTACACTCACGAACACTCTCTCTCGCTCTAGCATTCAAACACTCAATAAGAAATTGACACACGCTGAGAACCAATTGAATCACGATAAGAAGGATAAACATGAGAAGAGCGAAACCATACAAAAACTTGAAGTTGAACTTGAAAAGTGCAAAAAGGAATTAGAAGAGGCACTCCAAGCGAAACCAACACCTGAGCAACACAATCATGAGAAAGAGCTGAAAAAGGAAGTGCATAAATTAAAGGGAAAAgtcgaaaatttggaaaaagagAAGCAAGAATTTATTGTACAGGTTGAACAACTGCAAGAGGTAAGCGAGTGAATGAGACATCTTTTGCAATAATGTGCTTCAATAAATGCTCAAAATTTTACAGGAAATTAATGTAATGGATAAACTACGCCACAAGATCCATGATCTGGAGGAAGAGAATCGGTGAGTGAGCGTAAATTAATTCTGGGATATTAAATCGCAAACAGTATTGTAGAGAATATTAGCGCCCGAAAGAGACTGccttttttactaatttatccACTGGGATAAGTCATGAGTTTGTGCGATTTAAGAGCGTAATTGAATGATAATCGGTAGTGttcttctctctctttctctctgctCAATTCTTTTGAATTCTTATGAATGAAGtgagatttaaaatcaaatattggCTTCACACATTTCATGTTTTGTTGCGCAAAACGTGGCTCCACAAATTTTTTCGTAAATAGCcagaaaaaattactaaaaacttCATTCAATGAGTTCTAATCTAACTAAAATTCGTATTCTAATCTTGTATGTTTACGCCTATATCAGGGATTTATTGGCACGCGAGAAGGCGGCTTTGGAAAATGTAGAGTTACCGAAAGAGTTTCAAGCAGAGGTAAGTTCCATGATATGAATAGGTAAAACCGATTGTGATCGTCCACTTCCAGCTCGTCCGACTGCGTCAGTCAGAGTCTGAGAAAGCGcgtgaaattgaaaaacttaaaatcCAATTATCCAAAGCACACTATAATATCGAACAATTGGAAGAGCAAATCAGACGCGATCAACAGCTATTGGAGGTGCGTAGCGAATTGATCAATTCACTGCAAACGAACGATCATACACAACGCATACAATTGGATCAGATATTTGCCGAGGTTGGCGTCAAGAATAATACCATCAATGAGGTATGGGTGAGTCTACCGACGTACATAAGGGTCTACACATTTCATGCCTATTATTTTCCCAACTGTCTGTAGTTAAATAATGATTTGCGCACAAAATCGGAGGAGTTCCAAAATCTCTTCAACACTTTGAGCAACAAACAGATGGAGTTGTCGCGCCAGGAGCATATGATCAAACTGCTGGAGGAGAGTAATGAGCGTAGTCAGATGTTGCGTGTTAAACAGGAAGAGAAGATTGGGCGCATGGAGGAGGAAATTGCGCGTTTGAAGCAAACAATGTAAGTGTGAGTGTTATTAAGTTTATAGTATAGTTAAGGGTTCCAAGTTCGGCCGGTATGGCTTGATCGGATTAAATTCCAAACCTTATCTGTTTATTAGATCGGATTATCGTGGGATTAATATCGAATCATCTTtaaaaagcatattttttcaaCGTTATTCGGATATCTATAAAAGTTTCATGAGATCTTCTGCAACCTTTATATTATATCAAACCAGTTGTTATGCATATCTCATGAGAACCGATTGTATCTAACCCTCTGCTTGAATATTTGACTGAGCAACAGTTGCTAGTTGTGATATCGTTTCACAGCTGAAGATCGCTTAGACTTCATGAGAATTTCATGTCAGTAAGGACTCCGAAATTTATCTTGTAGAGTCTTCGAAGTCAAAAGAGACGTACAACATGATTTATGTAGCAAACGGCTTACactgaataattttaagagtctCTAGCTACAAGTTTTTTCACATTCTAGATTCACTGCTCACTGCATTACTTCTTCCCGTGCTTTCTCTTTATTTTAAGCACatactaaaattttttctatattcaattcaaatatatttaagtgttGTTAAACCTAATCTATTGCATCATCTCCCCTTTCGCTCCCACAATAGCGCTCTCTATCAACACAATGTACTCGGGAATGCCGGCTGTAAGAATCTGATCTATCAACCGATCGTTGGCGCCGATGACTACAATGAGAATCTCTACTATTATACGAGTGAGAGGCGACGTAAACGGCAGGTAGATATCAATGTAAAGAAATATGAAGTCtaatttgaacaaaaacaaaaagaatattacaaaaacatatttcaccaaaaatattaagGATCTGCAAATGAAATAGAACATGCTGGGAGAGAATAACGCACGCAAGGAATGTTATTCAAGTATTATGAATGGAGGTGTGAtgtgatgtcgtgtgttgtttgaTTTATGCTTCAATATCTGTATAACTGTAAAAAACAACTGTCAATATATATGAGAGTGTgaattattgtatatatgtaacaaATGTTGAAGCGCTATTGAAAGTCAGGACGAACTTTTGTGCTccaaaacaattaaatacttttgttgtactatatatgtatatacaatatatgtagcTATATATACAAGAGCTATTAATAACTGAAGGCAGAGCCGGAAGTTTACctgtaatacaaaattaatttaaaaaataaataaaaatctttaaaatgcaaCTCTGATGAACTCGTATTTTTCTTACGGAAACCGGTAGCAACCGGCAGCGACCGCCGGCAATAATCTTCGCGATTGAATCACATAAATCTCTTGATTGATTTGTGATCGTTGTGGAAACGAGCGCAATCAATTGAAATCATTTATAAACATGATTACTCGTACATAGATCAAACAAATGATAATTACTACGAATTATGATGTGACAAAGCGATGCCGAATCGATTATGTTGCATTGTGTGTGGTGTGTTCGTGTGTGGGCTTATAGATTGCCGCAAATGGGCGTACAGTGGAGTGGAGTTTAGCGAATATGCGCTCAAAAATATTCAGCAAAAGACCTCTGCGATAGAAAATGGATGAATGTGAGGTAGTG belongs to Zeugodacus cucurbitae isolate PBARC_wt_2022May chromosome 6, idZeuCucr1.2, whole genome shotgun sequence and includes:
- the Cgnl1_2 gene encoding ELKS/Rab6-interacting/CAST family member 1 isoform X5, which encodes MDVSPSRNSVGSGSKRNVPSSLSPVRKELSRSISKLNGEQIVKQKVESKPTPAPQPDSTIENMAVGSVAANSKAENKPNFARAKTLAATQNSAQTKIPMKRAGANVTTKSATTPRLTHRQHMRSASKISLTIKEVAANKKLEQNMSKLSFKANTSTNLKAPHAKAQTARGAGGSKRSASTISCRSDNRRTEDTLSQLTKVSSSAGDHETCGGGGGPVLSARERVVENNKMKVFEGLQRKLQDMQTDFMQKFETLKRSSPDKLKADYKFITMVRNDEYKLVLKDDHLVKMPKKLPTDSVNDFKERVRNAVESSIMSVIGNIKEIQSDPDRILNLEDPHNLLDKQQNKKIQDLFECVNALANAKDTEMDAQIVRMQKEIQDGKKALQMAEKKLTEIKAIHTSELEALEKDLKEKTDADAMKRETQISEMNRKLRNLEKQHDKLKTTLQQNTEECSHGQTEKAKLLDELKSCKDNIQTLNKKLTHAENQLNHDKKDKHEKSETIQKLEVELEKCKKELEEALQAKPTPEQHNHEKELKKEVHKLKGKVENLEKEKQEFIVQVEQLQEEINVMDKLRHKIHDLEEENRDLLAREKAALENVELPKEFQAELVRLRQSESEKAREIEKLKIQLSKAHYNIEQLEEQIRRDQQLLEVRSELINSLQTNDHTQRIQLDQIFAEVGVKNNTINEVWLNNDLRTKSEEFQNLFNTLSNKQMELSRQEHMIKLLEESNERSQMLRVKQEEKIGRMEEEIARLKQTM